The following are encoded together in the Coffea arabica cultivar ET-39 chromosome 1c, Coffea Arabica ET-39 HiFi, whole genome shotgun sequence genome:
- the LOC113736413 gene encoding uncharacterized protein gives MAQNQQRTEATIMQYQQRTDSEMQDIRNQISQMATTINRLDSQNQGKLPSQPELNPKNVSAMTLRSRKEIQGPEPVIPKDKDEEKIENELEREASNGADPKVLPDPIITVKTNPPPFPNRLEKSKKQEKEKEILEVFRNVEINIPLLDAIKQVPKYAKFLRDLCVNRRRLRGDERIIVGENVSAVLQRKLPPKCGDPSMFTIPCRIGNTVIRRAMLDLGASINVMPKSIYTSLKLDLLKETGIIIQLANRTNAYPDGLVEDVLVKVNDLVFPADFYVFDMDDDHSPDPSPLLLGRPFMSTAQTKIDQVFETVGRDELEVALTKHLELETTPKVEWSEDLKCTIGVLHSLQTTTKRYEILPIFTPEPHQRVLPSVVQAPVLELKPLPEHLKYAYLGDHETLPVIISSALSKTQE, from the exons ATGGcgcaaaatcagcaaaggacggagGCAACCATTATGCAATATCAGCAAAGGACGGACTCCGAAATGCAGGATATAAGGAATCAGATAAGTCAAATGGCCACAAcaatcaaccgtttggattccCAGAACCAAGGTAAATTGCCATCTCAGCCCGAATTAAATCCGAAAAATGTGAGCGCAATGACCCTAAGGAGCAGGAAAGAAATTCAAGGGCCTGAACCTGTGATTCCTAAGGATAAGGATGAGGAAAAGATCGAGAATGAGCTTGAGAGGGAGGCCAGCAATGGTGCAGATCCAAAGGTACTTCCTGACCCAATAATTACAGTTAAAACTAACCCGCCTCCTTTTCCTAATAGGTTGGAAAAATCGAAGAAGCAGGAGAAAGAGAAGGAGATCTTGGAGGTTTTTCGCAATGTGGAGATAAATATCCCCCTCTTAGACGCCATCAAGCAAGTACCAAAATATGCCAAATTCTTAAGGGACTTGTGTGTTAACCGAAGGCGGTTGAGGGGAGATGAAAGGATTATTGTTGGTGAGAATGTGTCAGCGGTCCTGCAGAGAAAGCTTCCACCAAAGTGCGGGGACCCAAGTATGTTCACTATTCCCTGTAGGATAGGTAATACTGTGATCAGGAGGGCCATGTTGGATCTGGGAGCAtcaattaatgtcatgcctaaatCCATCTATACTTCTTTAAAATTAGATCTATTGAAGGAAACTGGAATAATCATTCAATTAGCTAACCGAACTAATGCATATCCTGATGGGTTAGTTGAAGATGTGTTGGTGAAAGTTAATGATTTGGTGTTTCCCGCTGATTTTTATGTATTTGATATGGATGATGACCACTCCCCCGACCCCTCACCTTTGTTGTTAGGTAGACCCTTTATGAGCACAGCACAAAcgaaaattgat CAAGTGTTTGAAACTGTTGGCAGGGATGAGTTGGAGGTGGCTTTAACCAAGCACCTCGAGTTAGAGACAACTCCTAAGGTGGAGTGGAGTGAGGATCTAAAATGTACAATAGGTGTATTACACTCATTGCAGACCACCacgaaaaggtatgaaatcTTACCTATTTTTACTCCCGAACCTCACCAGAGGGTGTTGccatctgtggtgcaggcacctgtACTGGAATTGAAACCTCTGCCAGAGCACCTGAAATATGCATATCTGGGTGATCATGAGACACTCCCGGTGATTATCTCATCGGCACTGTCAAAAACCCAAGAGTAG